From Pseudomonadota bacterium, a single genomic window includes:
- a CDS encoding response regulator, whose protein sequence is MEHLSIIPRILVIDDEKTNRDWIVRLLEAKGYKMLTAATGKAGLDAVANDAPDLVLLDIRMPGLDGFEVAKRLKADTRTKGIPIIMITGADDRDSRLRSLQCGAEEFLQKPVDPDELWVRVRNLLKLKQYGDLLAEHAKAQDRKVHDATIKLREAYREITFTLTSAAEYRDESTGSHVRRVAHYAWEIASYLGLEKQFLDDIFFAAPMHDVGKIGMPDSVLLKEGPLNADEWTLMRSHTEIGYKILQFGKTPSTIMGAEIALTHHERWDGTGYPRGLKGETIPLSGRIMNICDQYDALRSARPYKPGFDHAKTMEILVRGDGRTQPLHFDPAVHAAFFRCAPRFAEIYDGMQDEE, encoded by the coding sequence GTGGAACACCTCTCGATCATCCCGCGCATCCTCGTCATCGACGACGAAAAGACCAACCGCGACTGGATCGTGCGCCTGCTCGAGGCCAAGGGCTACAAGATGCTCACGGCCGCGACCGGCAAGGCCGGCCTCGACGCCGTGGCCAACGACGCGCCGGATCTCGTGCTGCTCGACATCCGGATGCCCGGGCTCGACGGGTTCGAGGTGGCGAAGAGGCTCAAGGCCGACACGCGCACCAAGGGGATCCCGATCATCATGATCACCGGCGCCGACGACCGGGACTCGCGCCTGCGCTCCCTCCAGTGCGGCGCCGAGGAGTTCCTCCAGAAGCCCGTCGATCCCGACGAGCTGTGGGTGCGCGTGCGCAACCTCCTGAAGCTCAAGCAGTACGGCGATCTGCTCGCGGAGCACGCCAAGGCGCAGGACCGGAAGGTGCACGACGCGACGATCAAGCTCCGGGAGGCGTACCGGGAGATCACGTTCACCCTGACGAGCGCCGCGGAGTACCGGGACGAGAGCACGGGCTCCCACGTCCGCCGCGTCGCGCACTACGCCTGGGAGATCGCGTCCTACCTCGGGCTCGAGAAGCAGTTCCTCGACGACATCTTCTTCGCCGCCCCCATGCACGACGTCGGCAAGATCGGCATGCCGGACTCGGTCCTGCTCAAGGAGGGCCCGCTGAACGCCGACGAGTGGACGCTCATGAGGTCGCACACGGAGATCGGCTACAAGATCCTGCAGTTCGGGAAGACGCCGTCGACGATCATGGGCGCGGAGATCGCGCTCACCCACCACGAGCGCTGGGACGGCACCGGGTACCCGCGGGGGCTCAAGGGGGAGACCATCCCGCTGTCCGGCCGGATAATGAACATCTGCGACCAGTACGACGCGCTGCGCAGCGCGAGGCCGTACAAGCCCGGCTTCGACCACGCGAAGACGATGGAGATCCTCGTCCGGGGCGACGGCCGCACGCAGCCCTTGCACTTCGATCCCGCGGTGCACGCCGCGTTCTTCCGCTGCGCGCCGCGCTTCGCCGAGATCTACGACGGCATGCAGGACGAGGAGTAG
- a CDS encoding glycosidase — protein MNLSIHHELLVRHRGNPILTRADWPYPVNTVFNPGAVRLADGTTLLLCRVEDHRGHSHLCAARSVNGVDRWRIDPQPTFAPAIDKYPEEVWGVEDPRITYVDELKKYVIAYTAYSRGGPGVSLALTGDFKSFERIGSVMSPEDKDAALFPRRVGKFWALLHRPVGTIGAHIWLSFSPDLRHWGSHRLVLPARNGAWWDAGKIGLCTPPIETESGWLLIYHGVRQTAGGCLYRLGLALMDLETPERCLKRGDSWIFGPEADYERRGDVDNVVFPCGFTRGDDGDTLNVYYGAADACIALATGSIRAMLAWLDQYGSRPDQWD, from the coding sequence ATGAACCTGTCGATCCACCACGAGCTGCTCGTCCGCCACCGCGGCAACCCGATCCTGACCCGCGCCGATTGGCCGTACCCCGTGAACACGGTGTTCAACCCGGGCGCCGTGCGCCTCGCCGACGGCACGACGCTCCTCTTGTGCCGCGTCGAGGATCACCGCGGGCACTCGCACCTGTGCGCCGCGCGCTCGGTGAACGGCGTCGACCGCTGGCGGATCGATCCGCAGCCGACGTTCGCGCCGGCGATCGACAAGTACCCGGAGGAGGTCTGGGGCGTCGAGGACCCGCGCATCACCTACGTGGACGAGCTGAAGAAGTACGTGATCGCGTACACGGCGTACTCCCGCGGCGGCCCAGGCGTGTCGCTCGCGTTGACCGGGGACTTCAAGAGCTTCGAGCGCATCGGGTCGGTGATGTCACCCGAGGACAAGGACGCGGCGCTGTTCCCGCGCCGGGTGGGCAAGTTCTGGGCGCTCCTGCACCGCCCGGTCGGCACCATCGGCGCGCACATCTGGCTCTCGTTTTCGCCCGATCTGCGCCACTGGGGCAGCCACCGGCTGGTCCTGCCCGCGCGCAACGGCGCCTGGTGGGACGCGGGCAAGATCGGGCTGTGCACGCCGCCCATCGAGACCGAGAGCGGCTGGCTCCTCATTTACCACGGCGTGCGGCAGACCGCGGGAGGGTGCCTGTACCGCCTGGGCCTGGCGCTGATGGATCTCGAGACGCCGGAGCGCTGCCTGAAGCGCGGCGACTCGTGGATCTTCGGCCCGGAGGCCGACTACGAGCGCCGCGGCGACGTCGACAACGTCGTCTTCCCCTGCGGCTTCACGCGCGGGGACGACGGCGACACGCTCAACGTCTACTACGGCGCGGCGGACGCGTGCATCGCGCTCGCCACGGGCAGCATCCGGGCCATGCTCGCGTGGCTGGACCAGTACGGGAGCAGGCCCGACCAGTGGGATTGA